A genomic stretch from Geothermobacter hydrogeniphilus includes:
- the pheS gene encoding phenylalanine--tRNA ligase subunit alpha, translating into MKEELAKLADEGVAQAAAAGDEASLQDVRVRYLGKKGALTRIMKGMGRLSAEERPQVGALANEVKTRLEETFAARLEFLREQAVAQKIAGEKIDVTLPGRCGWQGSRHPITLVTEEVVSIFSSLGFAVAEGPEIEEDFYNFEALNIPKDHPARDMQDTFYIADEVVLRTHTSPVQIRTMLAQEPPVRVVAPGTVYRRDSDLTHSPMFHQVEGFLVDRRVTFGDLKGILTAFIEQFFGKGFGVRFRPSFFPFTEPSAEVDIECVICHGKGCRVCSQTGWLEILGSGMIDPEVFRSVHYDVETFSGFAFGMGLERLAMLKYGVNDLRLFFENDIRFLSQF; encoded by the coding sequence ATGAAAGAAGAGTTGGCAAAACTTGCCGATGAAGGTGTTGCCCAGGCCGCCGCGGCCGGAGATGAAGCCTCCCTGCAGGATGTTCGAGTCAGGTATCTGGGAAAGAAGGGGGCCCTTACCCGGATCATGAAGGGGATGGGCCGGCTTTCCGCCGAGGAACGCCCGCAGGTGGGGGCTCTGGCGAACGAAGTGAAGACTAGGCTTGAAGAGACCTTCGCAGCCCGCCTGGAGTTCCTGCGGGAGCAGGCGGTCGCGCAAAAAATTGCCGGCGAAAAGATTGACGTGACCCTGCCGGGAAGGTGTGGCTGGCAAGGGAGCAGGCATCCGATAACCCTGGTGACTGAAGAGGTCGTGTCTATTTTCTCTTCTCTCGGGTTCGCTGTCGCTGAAGGGCCTGAAATCGAGGAAGATTTCTATAATTTCGAGGCCCTTAATATTCCCAAGGACCATCCCGCGCGTGATATGCAGGACACCTTCTACATCGCCGATGAGGTTGTTCTGCGCACCCATACGTCACCGGTACAGATCCGCACCATGCTTGCCCAGGAACCGCCGGTCAGGGTTGTTGCGCCCGGCACGGTTTACCGCCGTGACTCCGACCTGACCCATAGTCCGATGTTTCACCAGGTTGAAGGATTCCTGGTGGATCGCAGGGTCACCTTCGGAGATCTCAAGGGGATCCTGACGGCCTTTATCGAACAGTTTTTCGGCAAGGGATTCGGCGTGCGGTTTCGTCCCTCCTTCTTTCCTTTTACGGAACCTTCGGCCGAAGTTGATATCGAGTGTGTGATCTGTCACGGCAAGGGCTGCCGGGTCTGCAGTCAGACCGGCTGGTTGGAAATCCTTGGCAGCGGCATGATCGATCCCGAGGTTTTTCGCTCCGTCCACTATGATGTTGAAACGTTCAGCGGGTTTGCTTTCGGCATGGGGCTTGAACGCCTGGCGATGTTGAAATACGGGGTGAATGATCTGCGCCTCTTTTTCGAAAACGACATTCGGTTTTTGTCGCAATTCTAA
- the thrS gene encoding threonine--tRNA ligase, which translates to MSVVQIELPDGSRKEVPRGQTPLDVARSIAEGLARRSVAARIDGVLTDLSTPLEADCRLEIVTLDSADGLEVYRHSTAHLMAQAVKELFGQDVQVTIGPAIENGFYYDFFSDKHTFTPEEFDQIEKKMEELARADLPIERSVVSREEAVELFRSMGEDYKVQLIEDLDQPTVSLYRQGDFVDLCRGPHLPSTGLIKAFKLTSVAGAYWRGDEKNAMLQRLYATAFPNKKDLRSYLNRLEEARKRDHRKLGRELDLFSFSEEAGAGLVIWHPKGALLRTLLEDFERKEHLRRGYDIVQGPQILRTELWKTSGHYENYRENMYFTEVDEQSYGIKPMNCLAHMLIYKSKIRSYRDLPQRYFELGLVHRHEKSGVLHGLLRVRGFTQDDAHILCTPEQLDGEIKGVLTFVRDVMEIFGFEYEMEISTRPEKSIGSDEAWELATAALVSALDDSGLPYEVNEGDGAFYGPKIDIKLKDALDRRWQCATIQCDFTLPERFDLHYIGADGEKHRPVMVHRVILGAIERFIGVLIEHYAGNFPLWISPVQAVVVNVTDNQAEYVEKVYQQLLNAGIRVKKDLRNEKLGFKIREAQVEKIPYMLVVGDREMENGLVAPRFRNGKSLEPMTPDAFIDFVNDECRQYH; encoded by the coding sequence ATGAGTGTCGTTCAAATCGAATTACCGGATGGAAGCCGCAAGGAAGTCCCCCGTGGGCAGACCCCGCTGGACGTGGCCCGCTCAATTGCGGAAGGTCTCGCGCGCAGATCTGTCGCCGCGCGGATTGATGGAGTCCTGACCGATTTGAGCACGCCGCTCGAAGCCGACTGTCGATTGGAGATTGTGACTCTCGATTCCGCCGACGGGCTTGAGGTCTATCGGCATTCAACGGCTCACCTGATGGCGCAGGCGGTCAAGGAGCTGTTCGGACAAGATGTCCAGGTGACCATCGGCCCGGCGATCGAGAATGGTTTCTATTACGACTTTTTCAGTGACAAGCACACCTTCACGCCTGAAGAATTCGACCAGATAGAAAAGAAGATGGAAGAACTCGCCAGGGCGGACCTCCCGATCGAACGCTCGGTGGTTAGTCGTGAAGAGGCGGTTGAACTGTTCCGTTCGATGGGGGAGGATTACAAGGTTCAGCTGATTGAGGACCTCGACCAGCCGACTGTTTCCCTTTATCGCCAGGGGGATTTTGTCGATCTCTGCCGCGGTCCGCACCTGCCGTCGACCGGTTTGATCAAAGCTTTCAAGCTGACCAGCGTGGCCGGCGCCTATTGGCGTGGCGATGAAAAAAACGCTATGCTGCAACGGCTTTACGCGACAGCTTTTCCCAACAAAAAAGACCTGCGGTCCTATCTGAACCGTCTCGAAGAGGCGCGCAAGCGTGATCATCGCAAGCTGGGCCGGGAACTTGACCTCTTCTCCTTCAGCGAGGAAGCCGGCGCCGGACTGGTGATCTGGCACCCTAAGGGGGCGCTGCTGCGAACCCTGCTGGAAGATTTCGAGCGCAAAGAACATCTGCGGCGTGGTTATGACATTGTCCAGGGACCGCAGATCCTGCGTACCGAATTGTGGAAGACCTCGGGGCATTACGAGAATTACCGGGAAAACATGTACTTCACCGAGGTTGACGAGCAGAGCTATGGCATCAAGCCGATGAACTGCCTGGCTCATATGCTGATCTACAAGTCGAAGATCCGCTCTTATCGGGATCTTCCGCAACGTTATTTCGAGTTGGGACTGGTTCACCGGCATGAGAAATCAGGGGTTCTGCACGGACTGTTGCGCGTTCGAGGTTTCACTCAGGATGATGCTCATATTCTCTGCACCCCTGAGCAACTGGATGGTGAAATCAAGGGTGTCCTGACTTTTGTGCGTGATGTCATGGAGATTTTCGGTTTCGAGTACGAGATGGAAATTTCCACCCGCCCCGAGAAATCGATCGGTTCGGACGAAGCGTGGGAACTCGCTACCGCGGCCCTGGTAAGCGCCCTGGACGACTCCGGCCTGCCCTATGAAGTCAACGAGGGCGACGGTGCCTTTTACGGCCCCAAGATCGACATCAAGCTCAAGGATGCTCTCGACCGACGTTGGCAGTGCGCCACCATTCAGTGTGATTTCACCCTGCCGGAACGGTTCGACCTGCATTATATCGGCGCCGATGGCGAAAAACATCGCCCGGTCATGGTGCACCGTGTCATCCTCGGCGCCATTGAACGTTTTATCGGCGTACTGATCGAACATTATGCCGGAAATTTCCCGCTCTGGATTTCTCCTGTTCAAGCTGTGGTCGTCAATGTCACCGACAATCAGGCCGAATATGTCGAAAAGGTCTATCAGCAGTTGTTAAATGCCGGGATTCGGGTAAAAAAGGACTTGCGTAATGAAAAGCTCGGCTTTAAAATCCGTGAGGCTCAAGTAGAGAAGATTCCCTACATGCTGGTTGTTGGAGATCGCGAAATGGAAAACGGGCTGGTCGCCCCGCGGTTCCGTAACGGAAAAAGTCTTGAGCCCATGACGCCCGATGCATTTATCGACTTCGTCAATGACGAATGTCGCCAATACCATTGA
- the rplT gene encoding 50S ribosomal protein L20: protein MPRVKRGFKARRRRNKILKLAKGYRGARSKLFRSATEAVDRALNYAYRDRKVRKRDFRALWIARINAAARDNGLSYSRLVYGLKKADVQLDRKILAELAVSDPSGFSSVVEQARAQLQ from the coding sequence ATGCCGAGAGTCAAAAGAGGATTCAAAGCGAGACGCAGAAGAAACAAGATTCTTAAACTTGCCAAGGGCTATCGCGGCGCGCGCAGCAAGTTGTTTCGCAGCGCAACCGAGGCCGTTGATCGTGCCCTCAATTATGCTTACCGTGACCGCAAGGTGCGGAAGCGGGATTTTCGCGCTCTCTGGATCGCACGCATCAACGCGGCAGCCCGTGATAACGGGCTTTCCTACAGCCGCTTGGTCTATGGTCTGAAAAAGGCGGATGTTCAGCTCGACCGCAAGATCCTTGCTGAACTTGCTGTTTCCGACCCGAGCGGGTTCAGCTCGGTCGTTGAACAGGCCCGAGCCCAGCTTCAGTAA
- a CDS encoding alpha/beta fold hydrolase, whose translation MVVHLRNGLLLLALALSLAACGGDSGNTQTGSNALLTEGGTPIVYAQLDATTLPLPNDVTWAADGDPRVDLPLANDGSDLDQLKQLINAQPNLLGLSPNMFLTLPLTGTVDSSTLELLIFRTDDPQLTALLTALATGDTAGVVTALGLMEFRDQTDFIIQDDFTSGVIKLLPKQPFTPGAAYVVVVKNSLLDSNGYPTASSFTMTALKSTTPFDATSPFFPFENLRAAFNDGPQALFDIIAGVTAAKTGIPWTRDDILVTWTYHTASYTFSLTPTAPAPALSTTTSPTVDYPVAGGTDAFAQTTASLKMLSTKTTTNNLSWTNPATGAAETDPVGIPAATLLTGTGIPTSDLGNIYTGTYDSPLLDQSGMTTVTFRLTVPATPGPWPVVLFQHGITSSKDAALPIANSLAQAGYATLAIDAIFHGERTTPGAVSGDGFFTTNLIQDRANLYQAAIDLWEAVDVIEAGIDLDGDTFTDLDATNIPFIAHSLGSIIGSVFLSQETRVSKMVLSSPSAILVNVLDETSLPTMQALVSSLGFTPGTTEYYVFLDLAQWLLDPTDATYNVIGGNSTADLMTLYAFGDPIVSPASSKVFVSNLGLEPAAAVVVDPDSVATGFPGPGDLTSGVYQYGLSGKPVVHSFLLSPLFDPTTEPWYSGYSATVQGNATFGSQSQVAGFLAGAGTL comes from the coding sequence ATGGTTGTTCACTTAAGGAACGGGTTGTTGCTGCTCGCTCTGGCCCTTTCGCTGGCAGCCTGTGGCGGCGACAGCGGCAACACTCAAACCGGAAGCAATGCACTCCTGACAGAGGGCGGTACCCCGATTGTTTACGCGCAACTTGACGCCACCACCCTTCCACTTCCCAATGATGTCACCTGGGCCGCTGACGGCGACCCGAGGGTGGACCTGCCGCTCGCCAATGACGGCTCTGATCTCGACCAGCTCAAACAGCTGATCAATGCCCAGCCGAACCTGCTCGGCCTGTCACCCAACATGTTCCTGACCCTGCCGCTGACCGGGACGGTCGACAGCTCAACCCTCGAGCTGCTGATCTTCCGCACTGACGACCCGCAGCTTACCGCCCTGCTGACCGCTTTGGCGACCGGAGATACCGCCGGCGTCGTCACAGCATTGGGGCTGATGGAATTCCGCGACCAGACCGATTTCATCATCCAGGACGACTTCACGTCCGGCGTCATCAAGCTGCTGCCGAAGCAACCCTTCACACCCGGTGCAGCCTACGTGGTGGTGGTCAAGAACTCGCTGCTTGACAGCAACGGTTATCCGACGGCGTCCTCCTTCACCATGACGGCACTGAAGTCGACCACGCCGTTTGACGCCACCTCACCCTTCTTCCCCTTTGAAAACCTGCGGGCCGCCTTCAATGACGGGCCACAGGCCCTGTTCGACATCATCGCCGGGGTTACCGCCGCCAAGACCGGGATCCCCTGGACCCGGGACGACATCCTGGTCACCTGGACCTACCACACCGCCTCTTATACTTTTTCACTGACCCCGACCGCACCAGCCCCAGCCCTTAGTACTACGACATCGCCGACCGTTGACTACCCGGTTGCAGGAGGCACCGATGCTTTCGCACAGACCACCGCCTCCCTCAAAATGCTGAGCACAAAAACCACCACCAACAACCTGAGCTGGACCAACCCGGCCACCGGCGCCGCGGAAACCGACCCTGTCGGCATCCCGGCGGCAACCCTGCTGACCGGCACCGGTATCCCGACCTCCGACTTGGGCAACATCTACACCGGGACCTACGACAGCCCGCTGCTCGACCAGAGCGGCATGACCACCGTCACCTTCCGTCTGACGGTTCCGGCAACGCCCGGCCCCTGGCCGGTAGTGCTGTTCCAGCACGGCATCACCTCCAGCAAGGACGCCGCCCTGCCGATCGCCAACAGCCTGGCCCAGGCCGGCTACGCCACTCTCGCCATTGACGCCATCTTCCACGGCGAACGCACCACCCCGGGCGCGGTCTCGGGGGACGGTTTCTTCACCACCAACCTGATCCAGGACCGGGCCAATCTCTACCAGGCGGCTATTGACCTGTGGGAAGCGGTCGATGTCATCGAAGCCGGCATCGACCTGGACGGCGATACGTTTACCGACCTGGACGCGACCAACATTCCGTTCATCGCCCATTCCCTGGGCTCGATCATCGGCTCGGTCTTCCTCTCCCAGGAAACCCGGGTCAGCAAGATGGTCCTTTCCAGCCCCTCGGCCATCCTCGTCAACGTCCTGGATGAAACCTCGCTGCCGACCATGCAGGCGCTGGTCTCTTCCCTGGGATTCACTCCCGGGACCACCGAGTACTATGTCTTCCTCGACCTGGCCCAATGGCTGCTCGATCCGACCGATGCCACCTACAACGTCATCGGCGGCAATTCAACCGCCGATCTGATGACCCTTTACGCCTTCGGTGATCCGATCGTTTCACCGGCGTCGAGCAAGGTCTTCGTCTCCAATCTCGGGCTCGAACCTGCCGCTGCCGTTGTCGTCGATCCCGACTCTGTCGCCACCGGATTCCCCGGACCTGGCGACCTCACCTCCGGTGTCTACCAGTACGGCCTGAGCGGCAAACCGGTGGTTCACAGTTTCCTGCTCAGCCCGCTTTTCGATCCGACGACCGAACCCTGGTACAGCGGTTATTCCGCAACCGTCCAGGGCAACGCGACCTTCGGTTCACAGAGCCAAGTGGCAGGCTTTCTTGCCGGAGCAGGAACCCTTTAA
- the infC gene encoding translation initiation factor IF-3 — translation MARFRDNGPSKDTTRINDQIRAREVRVVLEDGEQLGVLDIRAALEAAADRGLDLVEVSPNSNPPVCRVMDYGKFKYQASKKAAEAKKKTARVELKEVKLRPKTEEHDYNFKVKNARRFLEAGNKVKVTIMFRGREVTHPEFGRRLLERVSEDVKDLGQVEMMPRMAGRFMSMVIAPIKK, via the coding sequence ATCGCCAGGTTCAGAGATAACGGCCCAAGTAAGGACACGACCCGCATAAATGACCAGATTCGTGCGCGTGAAGTGCGCGTTGTGCTCGAAGACGGCGAGCAGCTCGGCGTGCTGGACATCCGTGCCGCCCTGGAGGCCGCTGCGGATCGCGGTCTCGACCTGGTTGAGGTGTCCCCCAATTCCAATCCGCCGGTCTGTCGGGTCATGGACTATGGAAAGTTCAAGTACCAGGCCAGCAAAAAGGCGGCCGAGGCCAAGAAGAAGACGGCCCGGGTGGAACTCAAGGAAGTCAAGCTGCGGCCGAAAACGGAAGAGCATGACTATAATTTCAAGGTCAAAAATGCCCGCCGCTTCCTGGAAGCCGGCAACAAGGTCAAGGTGACCATCATGTTCCGCGGCCGCGAGGTGACCCACCCCGAATTCGGGCGGCGTCTGCTGGAGCGGGTTTCGGAGGACGTCAAGGATCTCGGCCAGGTCGAAATGATGCCCCGCATGGCCGGGCGTTTCATGTCGATGGTGATCGCGCCAATTAAAAAATAA
- a CDS encoding OmpP1/FadL family transporter, which produces MRFAQLFIMGLSLVLVTAGTSFGAGFAIIEQSVTGLGNAFAGVAATAEDATTVFFNPAGMTRIKGQQVVVGTHFIIPRSDFSGEAQTADFSAAFPTVPGLPGPVPIAGSTDDGGENAIVPNLYYVYNPENTPWAFGIGVNAPFGLVTEWDRDWVGRYHAVKSDVQTININPAVAYKVDDHFSVALGVSAQQIDAELSSAVDFGSILMAAAGGIPTQNDGFSVLEADDWAYTYNIGILYEADENTRLGIHYRSQVNYTAKGDARFEYGNLSAAQIALLKSKNFADTNASADISLPANVSMSVYHRCTPRLAIMADATITFWSSFDELRVVFDNGLQDNVTTENWEDSWRLSLGGTYSLNDRMDLRFGIAYDQTPIPSPEYRTPRIPGEDRLWIAGGFGYRLNEAFKLDFAYTHIFVKDADINKRAGLDPTGENFFRGDLVGVFDNTVDIASLQLTYSF; this is translated from the coding sequence ATGAGATTCGCGCAACTATTCATCATGGGTTTGTCCCTGGTCCTGGTCACAGCGGGGACATCTTTCGGAGCTGGATTCGCGATTATTGAACAGAGTGTTACCGGTCTCGGTAATGCGTTTGCCGGCGTGGCGGCCACGGCTGAAGATGCCACCACGGTCTTTTTCAACCCGGCGGGGATGACGCGCATCAAGGGACAACAGGTGGTGGTCGGGACCCACTTCATCATCCCGCGATCAGACTTTTCCGGTGAAGCGCAGACCGCGGATTTCTCTGCGGCGTTTCCTACGGTTCCCGGACTCCCCGGGCCTGTTCCCATTGCCGGTTCAACCGATGATGGCGGCGAGAACGCCATCGTTCCCAACCTGTACTATGTCTACAATCCGGAAAACACCCCCTGGGCCTTCGGTATCGGTGTCAACGCTCCCTTCGGACTGGTCACCGAGTGGGACAGGGACTGGGTCGGTCGTTATCACGCAGTCAAATCGGATGTTCAGACCATTAATATCAATCCGGCGGTTGCCTACAAGGTTGACGACCATTTCAGCGTCGCTCTTGGCGTCAGCGCGCAGCAGATCGATGCCGAGTTGAGTTCGGCGGTCGATTTCGGCAGTATTCTCATGGCCGCCGCCGGCGGCATCCCGACCCAGAATGATGGGTTTTCGGTTCTGGAGGCGGATGACTGGGCCTACACGTACAATATCGGCATATTGTACGAGGCTGATGAAAATACCCGCCTTGGCATCCATTACCGTTCCCAGGTCAACTACACTGCGAAGGGCGATGCGAGGTTCGAGTACGGCAACTTGAGCGCGGCCCAGATTGCCCTGCTTAAGTCGAAAAACTTTGCCGATACCAATGCCTCGGCCGACATCAGCCTGCCGGCGAATGTCTCGATGAGCGTTTATCATCGCTGTACGCCGCGGTTGGCGATCATGGCCGATGCCACGATTACCTTCTGGAGTTCCTTTGATGAACTGCGGGTGGTGTTTGACAACGGACTGCAGGATAATGTCACTACCGAAAACTGGGAAGACAGCTGGCGGCTGTCGCTTGGTGGAACCTACAGCCTCAACGACAGGATGGACCTGCGTTTCGGGATTGCCTACGATCAGACCCCGATTCCCAGCCCGGAATATCGCACCCCGCGGATTCCGGGTGAGGATCGCCTCTGGATCGCCGGTGGTTTCGGCTATCGTCTCAATGAAGCCTTCAAGCTCGACTTCGCCTATACCCATATTTTTGTCAAGGATGCCGATATTAATAAACGGGCCGGGCTTGATCCCACCGGTGAAAACTTCTTCCGCGGCGACCTGGTGGGAGTCTTCGACAACACGGTCGATATCGCCAGTTTGCAGTTGACCTACAGTTTCTGA
- the rpmI gene encoding 50S ribosomal protein L35, whose translation MPKIKTNRGAAKRFRKTGTGKIRRNKAFTSHILTKKSTKRKRDLRKATLVSAADAKNISRLIPYL comes from the coding sequence ATGCCCAAGATCAAAACCAATCGCGGCGCGGCCAAGCGTTTCCGGAAAACAGGTACCGGCAAGATCCGCCGCAACAAGGCCTTTACCAGCCATATTCTGACCAAGAAGAGTACCAAGCGCAAGCGTGACCTGCGCAAGGCGACCCTGGTGTCCGCCGCCGATGCGAAAAATATCAGCCGGTTGATCCCGTACCTCTGA
- a CDS encoding AMP-dependent synthetase/ligase, which yields MQTIDQLIADSCERHAERVALRHKTAGQWQSTSYRQLWELATRAASGLTGKKLKVGEHAALIAPASPRWIAAYLGILRSGGVAVPIDKELKASELRHVLSDSEARVLFTEQSYLETIQEILDDLPKLEKIILLDGDPEISCDSSPIEELVDTWKTLVERFKIPQEDASRLESMARKAQQLMTGASGTSHRRKSDIDYFAPQRANLAKLVKSGRLVAFDALDPDRKLPENPRRAEDTAVILYTSGTTGQSKGAMLSHANIVSNIQAAVKHFQLDENMSTLSFLPINHVFEQVCGILLPLSLGGHISFAESLKKLGENLAEVKPSFLLGVPAVYRLVLDRIYRKINSQPLSKFLYSNALTRPIVARKVRKSVGENTTFVSGGAALDPDIAQGYLDLGLKLFQGYGITETSPVIAAESPTVRKIGTVGHLLEGVQVRIDQPNSEGVGEIVVKGPNVMQGYYKRPEATAEVLQDGWYRTGDLGKLEDGYLSICGRCKNLIVTPNGKNVYPEEVENELLKSPYIAEVMVYGHKVSQTAEEVYAVIFPDQEQLDNYQRQQKKPRMSPAEVEALIRGEVLKAGKQLADYKRVKKFTLREDEFPKTTTRKIKRYVVEPQIETNE from the coding sequence GTGCAGACCATCGATCAACTGATTGCCGACAGTTGCGAGAGGCATGCCGAGCGTGTTGCTCTCCGACACAAAACAGCCGGGCAGTGGCAGTCGACCAGTTACCGCCAGCTCTGGGAGTTGGCCACCAGGGCCGCCAGCGGCCTGACAGGCAAAAAGCTCAAGGTCGGCGAACACGCAGCCCTGATAGCGCCGGCGTCACCACGCTGGATCGCGGCCTACCTGGGGATTCTGCGCAGCGGCGGGGTCGCGGTGCCGATCGACAAGGAACTGAAAGCCTCGGAACTGCGCCATGTCCTCTCGGACAGTGAGGCGCGGGTGCTTTTTACCGAACAGAGCTATCTGGAAACCATCCAGGAAATTCTCGACGACCTGCCGAAACTGGAAAAAATCATCCTGCTCGACGGCGATCCGGAAATCAGCTGCGACAGCAGCCCCATTGAAGAACTGGTTGATACCTGGAAAACCCTGGTCGAACGGTTCAAAATTCCGCAGGAGGACGCTTCCCGGCTGGAAAGCATGGCCCGCAAGGCACAGCAACTGATGACCGGCGCAAGCGGCACCAGCCATCGAAGAAAAAGCGACATCGACTACTTTGCCCCGCAACGGGCCAACCTGGCCAAGCTGGTCAAATCCGGCCGCCTGGTCGCTTTCGATGCTCTCGACCCGGACCGGAAACTTCCGGAGAATCCACGCCGCGCCGAAGATACGGCTGTTATTCTCTACACCTCGGGCACCACCGGCCAGTCCAAGGGGGCCATGCTCAGCCACGCCAATATAGTGTCCAACATCCAGGCGGCGGTCAAACATTTCCAGCTCGACGAAAACATGAGCACGCTCTCCTTCTTGCCCATCAATCATGTTTTCGAACAGGTCTGCGGCATTCTGCTCCCCCTGTCTCTGGGAGGGCACATCTCTTTTGCTGAATCGCTCAAGAAACTGGGGGAAAACCTGGCCGAAGTGAAACCGAGCTTTCTCCTCGGGGTGCCGGCGGTCTATCGACTGGTGCTTGATCGCATCTATCGCAAGATCAACAGCCAGCCCCTTTCGAAATTCCTGTACAGCAACGCCCTGACCCGCCCCATCGTCGCCCGCAAGGTGCGCAAGTCAGTCGGCGAGAACACCACCTTCGTCAGCGGTGGTGCCGCCCTCGACCCGGACATCGCCCAGGGCTATCTCGACCTCGGCCTGAAGCTGTTCCAGGGTTACGGCATCACCGAGACCTCGCCGGTGATAGCCGCCGAATCTCCCACGGTTCGCAAGATCGGCACCGTCGGCCATCTGCTTGAAGGCGTTCAGGTCCGTATCGATCAACCCAACTCAGAAGGTGTCGGGGAGATTGTCGTCAAGGGCCCCAATGTCATGCAGGGATATTACAAACGTCCCGAAGCCACGGCCGAAGTCCTTCAGGACGGCTGGTACCGCACCGGCGACCTCGGCAAACTCGAAGACGGTTACCTGTCGATCTGCGGACGCTGCAAAAACCTGATCGTCACTCCGAACGGCAAAAACGTCTATCCCGAAGAAGTGGAAAATGAATTGTTGAAGAGTCCCTATATCGCCGAAGTCATGGTTTACGGCCACAAGGTCAGCCAAACGGCCGAGGAAGTCTATGCCGTCATATTCCCTGACCAGGAGCAGCTCGACAACTACCAGCGGCAACAGAAAAAACCCCGCATGAGCCCCGCCGAGGTCGAGGCCCTGATCCGCGGGGAGGTCCTGAAGGCCGGAAAACAACTGGCCGATTACAAGCGGGTAAAGAAATTCACCCTGCGGGAAGATGAATTTCCCAAGACAACAACCCGCAAAATCAAGCGCTACGTAGTCGAACCGCAGATCGAGACCAACGAATAA
- a CDS encoding homoserine dehydrogenase produces the protein MKELKVGLLGFGTIGTGVVKLLQQNAEVIRNRLGAPVRLLKIADLDIETDRGVKLEEGLLTADAEQVLSNPEIDVVIELIGGYEPARSFVLKAIANGKHVVTANKALLAVHGEEIFAAAADKGVEVMFEASVGGGIPIITSLKENLGANRFQSIFGILNGTCNYILTRMTNEGEEFAAVLKDAQQAGYAEADPTFDIEGIDTAHKLALLVSLCFGTRVDFKQIYAEGISSITSLDIQFARQFGYKIKLLAIGKMHDNGSIEARVHPTMIPEHYPLADVDGVFNAVRVTGDFVGPVMQYGLGAGMNATASAVVGDVMSLARSGRGNGEPRSYGYGCRPDALQELPLRSMDDICSQYYLRFTTVDQPGVLAAISGKLGEYRISIASMIQPERRDDGAVPIVIMTHEAAEKDMRAALAEIDQLQIVQSPSHLIRIEGSLD, from the coding sequence ATGAAAGAACTCAAGGTAGGATTACTGGGATTCGGCACCATCGGTACCGGTGTCGTCAAGTTGTTGCAGCAGAACGCCGAGGTGATCAGGAATCGCCTCGGAGCCCCGGTCAGGCTGCTCAAAATTGCCGATCTTGACATTGAAACGGATCGCGGCGTCAAGCTCGAAGAGGGGCTGTTGACCGCGGATGCCGAACAGGTCCTCAGCAACCCCGAGATTGATGTCGTCATCGAGCTGATCGGCGGTTACGAGCCCGCCCGCAGCTTTGTCCTCAAGGCGATTGCCAACGGCAAGCATGTGGTGACGGCAAACAAGGCGCTGCTTGCCGTTCATGGTGAAGAAATCTTTGCCGCGGCCGCCGACAAAGGGGTTGAGGTGATGTTCGAGGCTTCGGTCGGTGGGGGGATCCCGATTATCACCTCGCTCAAGGAGAATCTCGGCGCCAACCGGTTTCAATCGATTTTCGGCATTCTCAACGGTACCTGCAACTACATTCTGACCCGTATGACCAACGAGGGGGAGGAGTTTGCCGCGGTTCTGAAGGATGCCCAACAGGCCGGGTACGCTGAAGCCGATCCGACTTTCGATATCGAAGGAATTGACACCGCGCACAAACTCGCGCTTTTGGTCAGTCTCTGTTTCGGCACCAGGGTTGATTTCAAGCAGATTTATGCCGAGGGCATCAGTTCGATTACCAGTCTCGACATCCAGTTCGCACGCCAGTTCGGCTATAAGATCAAGCTGCTGGCCATCGGCAAGATGCACGACAACGGCAGCATCGAAGCGCGGGTTCACCCAACTATGATCCCGGAACACTATCCGCTGGCCGATGTTGACGGGGTCTTCAACGCGGTTCGGGTCACCGGTGATTTTGTCGGTCCGGTGATGCAGTATGGTCTCGGGGCCGGGATGAACGCAACCGCCAGTGCCGTGGTCGGTGATGTGATGTCGCTGGCCCGCAGTGGACGGGGAAACGGTGAACCTCGTTCTTATGGCTACGGTTGTCGACCCGACGCGCTGCAGGAGCTGCCCCTCAGGTCGATGGATGATATCTGCAGCCAGTATTACCTGCGATTTACCACGGTCGACCAGCCTGGCGTGCTGGCGGCGATTTCCGGCAAGCTGGGCGAGTACCGCATCAGTATCGCCTCGATGATCCAGCCCGAGCGGCGCGATGATGGCGCGGTGCCGATCGTCATCATGACCCATGAAGCTGCGGAAAAGGATATGCGTGCGGCCCTGGCGGAAATCGATCAGCTGCAGATCGTTCAGTCGCCCAGCCACCTGATTCGGATTGAAGGCAGCCTGGACTGA